From the genome of Papilio machaon chromosome 9, ilPapMach1.1, whole genome shotgun sequence, one region includes:
- the LOC106709956 gene encoding uncharacterized protein LOC106709956, with product MSVVRTCMYLLVLSVNFHYAVGKPLFGGLFWCEMFCDDDYDDVSTSTTSTSTEDMFDFFDACSGCPTSRPSTRRPLNNFPPLNFEIPPNTGMGVTVSNRNGSWFMNLNPWTSRNTTPLPAAATRAAPTTAGAGGTTTVATTTAKK from the exons ATGAGTGTTGTGAGAACGTGTATGTACTTACTGGTGTTATCAGTGAATTTTCACTATGCAGTGGGCAAG CCGCTGTTCGGTGGTCTATTCTGGTGTGAGATGTTCTGCGACGACGATTACGACGACGTGAGCACATCCACGACGAGCACTAGTACAGAGGACATGTTTGACTTCTTCGACGCCTGCTCCGGCTGCCCTACCTCGAGACCTTCCACGAGAAGACCGTTAAACAACTTCCCACCTCTAAACTTTGAAATAC cGCCAAACACGGGCATGGGTGTGACTGTATCCAACAGGAATGGTTCATGGTTCATGAACCTGAATCCCTGGACGTCACGGAACACCACACCACTGCCCGCAGCCGCCACTAGAGCCGCTCCTACGACAGCGGGCGCTGGTGGTACTACCACCGTTGCTACCACTACTGCTAAGAAGTAA